From Calothrix sp. PCC 6303, a single genomic window includes:
- a CDS encoding plasmid replication protein, CyRepA1 family has protein sequence MNVTDVLHTNFQPQHWQEWLSSGVDEEIINLNVKSLEGTTPYEYLIYSPKISRRNDGRLRDGDLRKYRHIEHGGWWCNGIDPLDDYNFMMWGCFKPDRPRRDRNKIHKYVKYEHPYKEPTRAFFLQVPLKTWRKVSTYCGIEIAPEDLQHPHGFWYWVWHRNVPVVIVEGAKKAACLLTAGYAAIAIPGVNSGYRTPKDEEGNITGKPFLIPDLKHFATPDRRVDICFDHDKKPETVQHVKTAIKRMGKLLAIEKCKVRVIELPGPEKGVDDFVVAQGEDAFNMLYHKAETLDIWQVKLFTLLTYQPSFECDRAYLGHIQIPDTEKLIVLKSAKGTGKTEWLTGEVAKAHEQNRRVLIITHRIQLGEALCNRFGVNYVTEVRDSETGDLLGYGVCIDSLHQQSQARFNPNDWYNDTVIIDECDQVFWHLLNSGTEVAKRRVSVLKNLKLLIQNVLSSPQGKIYLASADVSDCDVDYVQSLAGEIKVKPFAILNNYRPQSGNCYNYGGTNPKDLIAALDRAIPEGGHHLLCCSAQKVKSKWGTQALEERFRRKFPDLRILRIDSESVSDPSHPAFGCIAHLNEILTKYDLVIASPSLETGVSIDIKGHFSAVWGIFQGVQSANSVRQMLARLRENVDRHIWVRGCGMGFVGNGSTSMGSLLASQHAATRTNIALLSQADNADYSIDENFQPESLQTWAKRACIINAQMRCYREFVIQGLEEDGYRMIDAEAVKEQESQQVFESVKAASQELYGEECRAIASCETISDTEFKKLQDKKAKTTTERYQERKALLKERYGVEVTPGLVEKDDASWYPQLRLHYFLTIGREQLIERDSKRAKSQIEAGESAVWKPDFNRGQLLPAVLLLEEFNIRYFLTPGVMFRGSDAELQNLKALAVKHRYFIRDYLGVSVSEGLSAIAIIQKLLSKLGLKLTYVGRMGSRDNRERVYQFIEPKDERDVVYQGWQNRVVTVACVLACRSVVGVHQ, from the coding sequence ATGAACGTGACCGATGTTTTACACACCAATTTCCAACCTCAACATTGGCAAGAGTGGTTATCGAGTGGGGTTGATGAAGAAATCATAAATCTCAACGTAAAATCTCTCGAAGGTACAACTCCTTACGAGTATTTGATTTACAGCCCTAAAATATCACGCCGTAACGACGGACGACTCAGAGATGGTGATTTAAGAAAATATCGCCATATTGAACACGGTGGTTGGTGGTGTAACGGAATTGACCCACTTGATGACTACAATTTCATGATGTGGGGATGCTTTAAACCTGATAGACCAAGGCGTGATAGGAATAAAATACACAAGTACGTCAAATATGAGCATCCCTACAAAGAGCCAACAAGAGCATTTTTCTTGCAAGTGCCGCTAAAAACTTGGAGAAAAGTTTCAACGTATTGTGGAATTGAGATCGCTCCCGAAGACCTACAACACCCCCACGGATTTTGGTACTGGGTTTGGCACAGAAACGTACCAGTGGTAATTGTTGAGGGAGCAAAGAAAGCTGCTTGTTTGTTGACTGCTGGCTACGCTGCGATCGCAATTCCCGGTGTCAATTCTGGATACCGCACTCCTAAAGATGAAGAGGGAAATATCACAGGAAAACCTTTTTTAATCCCTGACTTAAAGCACTTTGCCACACCTGATAGACGAGTTGATATTTGCTTCGATCACGACAAAAAACCCGAAACAGTGCAGCATGTCAAAACTGCGATTAAACGCATGGGGAAATTACTTGCTATTGAGAAATGTAAGGTTCGGGTTATCGAATTACCGGGACCAGAGAAGGGTGTTGATGATTTTGTAGTTGCCCAGGGAGAAGATGCATTTAACATGCTTTACCACAAAGCTGAAACTCTTGATATTTGGCAGGTTAAGTTGTTTACCTTGTTAACCTATCAGCCTTCTTTTGAGTGCGATCGCGCTTACCTCGGACATATCCAAATCCCAGATACCGAAAAGCTCATCGTTCTGAAATCGGCAAAAGGAACTGGTAAAACGGAATGGCTAACTGGTGAAGTAGCGAAGGCACATGAGCAAAATAGGAGAGTGTTAATTATTACTCACCGAATTCAGCTTGGAGAGGCATTGTGTAACCGCTTTGGAGTTAACTATGTAACTGAAGTCAGAGATTCCGAGACAGGAGACTTATTAGGTTATGGAGTCTGCATAGATTCTCTCCACCAACAAAGCCAAGCGAGGTTTAATCCTAATGATTGGTACAACGATACCGTAATCATCGATGAATGTGACCAGGTATTCTGGCACTTACTCAACTCTGGAACCGAAGTAGCAAAACGTCGGGTTTCTGTGCTGAAAAACCTCAAGTTGCTAATCCAAAACGTCTTGAGTAGTCCACAAGGAAAGATTTACTTGGCAAGTGCGGATGTATCCGATTGTGATGTGGATTATGTACAGTCCTTAGCTGGGGAAATTAAAGTTAAACCGTTTGCAATTCTTAATAATTACCGACCCCAATCTGGAAATTGTTACAACTACGGAGGTACTAATCCCAAGGATTTGATTGCTGCATTGGATAGAGCAATTCCTGAAGGAGGACATCATTTGTTGTGCTGTTCTGCCCAAAAAGTGAAGTCGAAATGGGGAACGCAGGCATTGGAAGAGCGATTTCGCCGTAAATTCCCAGATTTACGAATTTTGAGAATCGACAGCGAATCTGTTTCTGACCCGTCGCATCCTGCTTTTGGTTGCATTGCCCATCTCAATGAAATTCTCACAAAATACGATTTGGTTATTGCTTCCCCAAGTCTAGAAACTGGGGTATCAATTGACATCAAAGGTCATTTCTCCGCAGTTTGGGGGATTTTTCAGGGTGTACAGTCTGCAAACTCGGTGCGGCAGATGTTAGCGAGATTACGGGAGAATGTTGACCGTCACATCTGGGTGAGAGGTTGTGGTATGGGCTTTGTGGGAAATGGTTCTACATCGATGGGTTCACTGTTGGCAAGTCAACATGCTGCCACGAGAACAAATATTGCTTTGCTGTCCCAAGCTGATAATGCGGATTACAGCATCGATGAGAATTTTCAACCCGAATCTTTACAAACTTGGGCAAAACGAGCTTGCATCATCAACGCTCAAATGCGGTGTTATCGGGAATTTGTAATTCAAGGTTTAGAAGAGGATGGTTATCGGATGATTGATGCAGAGGCTGTTAAGGAACAGGAGAGTCAACAGGTTTTTGAGTCGGTTAAAGCTGCTTCGCAGGAATTATATGGGGAAGAATGTCGTGCGATCGCTTCTTGCGAAACAATCTCCGATACTGAATTTAAAAAGTTGCAGGATAAAAAAGCTAAAACAACAACCGAGAGATATCAGGAGCGAAAAGCTCTGTTGAAAGAGCGTTACGGGGTTGAGGTGACACCTGGGCTTGTGGAAAAGGATGATGCTAGCTGGTATCCACAACTGCGGCTGCATTATTTTCTCACCATTGGACGGGAACAGCTTATTGAGCGCGATTCTAAAAGGGCTAAATCGCAGATAGAAGCGGGTGAGAGTGCTGTTTGGAAGCCTGATTTTAACCGGGGGCAGTTATTACCTGCTGTATTGTTGCTGGAGGAATTTAATATCCGTTATTTTCTCACGCCAGGGGTGATGTTTCGCGGTTCTGATGCGGAGTTGCAGAATTTGAAGGCTTTGGCTGTGAAGCATCGATATTTTATCCGTGACTATTTGGGAGTTTCTGTTTCCGAGGGGTTGAGTGCGATCGCTATTATCCAGAAACTACTGAGTAAGTTGGGGTTGAAGTTAACCTACGTTGGCAGGATGGGGAGTAGGGATAATCGAGAAAGGGTTTACCAGTTTATTGAGCCGAAAGATGAGCGGGACGTGGTTTATCAGGGATGGCAAAATCGTGTGGTCACTGTAGCTTGCGTCTTGGCTTGTCGAAGTGTTGTTGGTGTCCACCAGTGA